One Pseudomonas brassicacearum genomic region harbors:
- a CDS encoding LysR family transcriptional regulator produces MRKSLMRMTLRQLQIFNEVCDLRSYSRAADEMSLTQPAVSLQIRSLEELIGQPLFEYVGKKLYMTEAAEALQRASRDIFGRLENLDMQLSDMQGSLQGQLKLAVESSAKYFVPHLFAAFKRQHPEVNLNLTVVNRGQVIRRLSDNRDDLVIMSMVPQDMGLEFLPFLNNPIVAVAPPDHPLCHMGPLRLQDLEPYTLLLREPGSGTRLACEEYFKEKRVHFTQTLEVASAEAQRECVVAGLGVALLTRHAVSRELSSGALIELPVEELPLYRSWCLVQARAKRLSPVAHAFLAFVRGERAQIIGLVERFDGKPPTVPASN; encoded by the coding sequence ATGCGTAAGTCATTGATGCGAATGACATTGCGTCAGTTGCAGATTTTCAACGAGGTGTGCGACCTGAGGTCCTACAGCCGTGCTGCCGACGAAATGTCTCTCACACAACCGGCCGTTAGCCTACAGATTCGATCCCTTGAAGAGCTGATCGGCCAGCCGTTGTTTGAGTATGTAGGCAAAAAACTCTACATGACCGAGGCCGCCGAAGCGCTGCAACGCGCCAGCCGGGACATCTTCGGGCGCCTGGAAAACCTCGATATGCAGCTCTCGGACATGCAGGGTTCGCTCCAAGGCCAATTGAAGCTGGCGGTGGAATCCAGCGCCAAGTACTTCGTCCCACACTTGTTCGCCGCCTTCAAGCGCCAGCACCCGGAGGTCAACCTCAACCTTACGGTGGTCAATCGCGGGCAAGTCATTCGACGCCTCTCCGACAACCGTGATGACCTGGTGATCATGTCCATGGTGCCCCAGGACATGGGGCTGGAATTCCTACCGTTCCTCAACAATCCGATCGTAGCAGTGGCGCCGCCGGATCATCCGCTGTGCCACATGGGCCCGCTGCGCCTGCAGGACCTGGAGCCGTATACGCTGCTGCTGCGCGAGCCAGGCTCAGGCACGCGGCTGGCTTGCGAGGAATACTTCAAGGAGAAACGGGTGCATTTCACCCAGACGCTTGAAGTGGCGTCGGCGGAGGCCCAGCGCGAATGCGTGGTGGCCGGGCTGGGCGTGGCGCTGTTGACGCGCCACGCCGTGAGCCGGGAGCTGTCGTCCGGCGCACTCATCGAGTTGCCGGTTGAGGAACTGCCGCTGTACCGCAGTTGGTGCCTGGTACAGGCCAGGGCGAAGCGACTGTCGCCCGTGGCCCACGCCTTCCTGGCGTTCGTTCGCGGCGAGCGTGCTCAGATCATTGGCCTGGTTGAACGTTTCGACGGGAAGCCGCCGACGGTGCCTGCCAGTAATTGA
- the uvrD gene encoding DNA helicase II, with the protein MRDDLSLLLNSLNDAQRQAVAASVGRQLVLAGAGSGKTRVLVHRIAWLIQVENASPHSILSVTFTNKAAAEMRHRIEQLMGINPAGMWVGTFHGLAHRLLRAHWQEAGLSQTFQILDSDDQQRLVKRVIRELGLDEQRWPARQAQWFINGQKDEGLRPQHIQASGDLFLATMRSIYEAYEAACQRAGVIDFSELLLRALDLWRDHPGLLAHYQKRFRHVLVDEFQDTNAVQYAWLRLLAKGGDSLMVVGDDDQSIYGWRGAKIENIHQYSADFPDAEVIRLEQNYRSTAGILKAANALIANNTGRLGKELWTDGGEGEAINLYAAFNEHDEARYVVETIESALKTGLARSDIAILYRSNAQSRVLEEALLRERIPYRIYGGQRFFERAEIKNAMAYLRLLEGRGNDAALERVINVPTRGIGEKTVEAIRDHARHSHVSMWEAMRQLVANKGVTGRAAGALKAFMDLIEDLAAKCGEMPLHLMTQTVIEQSGLIAYHEAEKGEKGQARVENLEELVSAARNFENTEEDADLTPLSAFLGHASLEAGDTQADEHEDSIQLMTLHSAKGLEFPYVFLVGMEEGLFPHKMSLEEPGRLEEERRLAYVGITRAMQNLVLTYAETRRLYGSETYNKVSRFVREVPKGLIQEVRLSNSVSRPFGGGQQQSTSSLFGGSDIPETGFSLGQTVRHSVFGDGVILNFEGAGAQARVQVNFSEGSKWLMLGYAKLEAI; encoded by the coding sequence ATGCGCGATGATCTCTCCCTTCTGCTGAACTCCCTCAACGATGCCCAACGCCAGGCCGTAGCCGCCTCCGTGGGTCGTCAGTTGGTCCTGGCCGGTGCCGGCTCCGGTAAAACCCGAGTGCTGGTGCACCGTATCGCCTGGTTGATCCAGGTCGAGAACGCCTCGCCCCATTCGATCCTGTCGGTGACTTTCACCAACAAGGCCGCTGCCGAAATGCGTCATCGCATCGAGCAGTTGATGGGCATCAACCCGGCCGGCATGTGGGTCGGTACGTTCCACGGCCTGGCGCATCGCCTGCTGCGGGCGCACTGGCAGGAAGCCGGCCTGAGCCAGACCTTCCAAATCCTGGACAGCGATGACCAGCAGCGGCTGGTCAAGCGGGTGATCCGCGAGCTGGGCCTGGACGAGCAGCGCTGGCCTGCCCGTCAGGCCCAATGGTTCATCAACGGCCAGAAAGACGAAGGCCTGCGCCCACAACACATCCAGGCCAGCGGCGACCTGTTCCTGGCCACCATGCGCAGCATCTACGAAGCCTACGAGGCGGCGTGCCAGCGTGCCGGGGTCATCGACTTTTCCGAGCTGTTGCTACGGGCGTTGGACCTGTGGCGCGATCACCCAGGCCTGCTGGCTCACTATCAAAAGCGCTTCCGGCATGTCTTGGTGGACGAGTTCCAGGACACCAACGCCGTGCAATACGCCTGGTTGCGCCTGTTGGCCAAGGGCGGCGACAGCCTGATGGTCGTGGGCGATGACGACCAGTCGATCTACGGCTGGCGCGGCGCAAAAATCGAGAACATTCACCAGTATTCAGCGGACTTTCCTGATGCCGAAGTCATCCGCCTGGAGCAGAACTACCGCTCTACCGCCGGCATCCTCAAGGCCGCCAACGCCCTGATCGCCAACAATACCGGGCGTCTTGGCAAGGAATTGTGGACCGATGGCGGCGAAGGCGAAGCGATCAATCTCTACGCGGCCTTCAACGAACACGATGAAGCCCGCTACGTGGTGGAAACCATCGAGAGCGCGCTGAAAACCGGCCTGGCCCGCAGCGACATCGCCATCCTGTATCGCTCCAACGCCCAGTCGCGGGTACTGGAAGAAGCCTTGTTGCGCGAACGGATCCCGTACCGCATCTATGGCGGCCAGCGCTTTTTCGAGCGCGCCGAAATCAAGAACGCCATGGCCTATCTCCGCCTGCTCGAAGGGCGCGGTAACGACGCCGCCCTGGAACGGGTGATCAACGTACCGACACGGGGCATCGGCGAGAAGACCGTCGAAGCGATTCGCGATCACGCACGCCATAGCCATGTGTCGATGTGGGAAGCCATGCGTCAATTGGTGGCCAATAAAGGCGTGACCGGGCGTGCCGCGGGTGCCCTGAAGGCCTTCATGGACCTGATCGAAGACCTGGCCGCCAAGTGCGGGGAGATGCCGCTGCACTTGATGACCCAGACGGTCATCGAGCAGTCCGGCCTGATCGCCTATCACGAAGCGGAAAAAGGCGAGAAGGGCCAGGCACGGGTAGAAAACCTTGAGGAACTGGTCAGCGCCGCACGCAACTTCGAGAACACCGAAGAAGACGCAGACCTGACGCCGCTGTCGGCATTCCTCGGTCACGCTTCCCTGGAGGCCGGCGACACCCAGGCCGACGAGCATGAAGACAGCATCCAACTGATGACCTTGCACAGCGCCAAGGGCCTGGAATTCCCCTACGTGTTCCTCGTAGGCATGGAAGAAGGCCTGTTTCCCCACAAGATGAGCCTGGAAGAACCGGGACGCCTGGAAGAGGAACGCCGCCTGGCCTATGTCGGCATCACTCGCGCCATGCAGAACCTGGTGCTGACTTACGCCGAAACCCGACGTTTGTATGGCAGCGAGACCTACAACAAGGTGTCGCGCTTCGTACGCGAAGTGCCGAAGGGCCTGATTCAGGAAGTACGACTGTCCAACAGCGTCAGCCGTCCGTTCGGCGGTGGCCAGCAGCAAAGCACCAGCAGCCTGTTCGGCGGCAGCGATATCCCGGAAACCGGCTTCAGCCTCGGCCAGACCGTTCGGCATTCGGTATTCGGTGACGGTGTGATCCTCAACTTCGAAGGCGCTGGCGCCCAGGCCCGGGTGCAGGTGAACTTCAGCGAAGGCAGCAAGTGGCTGATGCTGGGGTATGCCAAGCTCGAGGCGATCTAG
- the hexR gene encoding transcriptional regulator HexR, translated as MNLLQHIAQSRHLLRKSELKVADHVLLDPAAVMHSSMADLAHSVGISEPTIVRFCRAIGCSGFQDLKLKLAQSLAAGASFGQFAIHEDDSVADYSLKIFDTTLHTLMEVREKLDPVALQKAVTAMSQAQRVEFYGFGASGAVAADAQHKFFRLLLTAAAYSDPHMQAMSAVTLKPSDVAICISQSGRSKDLLITANLVRESGASLITLCPSQTPLAELSTVNLAIDVHEDTEIYTPLTSRIAHLVVIDVLAMGVAMARGPSLVNHLKSVKRSLRSLRLSPKSVKALDD; from the coding sequence TTGAACCTGTTGCAACACATCGCCCAATCACGCCACCTGCTGCGCAAATCGGAGCTGAAAGTCGCCGATCACGTACTGCTTGATCCTGCGGCCGTGATGCACAGCTCCATGGCCGATCTTGCCCACAGCGTCGGCATCAGCGAGCCGACCATCGTGCGTTTCTGCCGGGCCATCGGTTGCTCGGGGTTCCAGGACCTGAAACTCAAACTGGCGCAAAGCCTGGCTGCCGGTGCGAGCTTCGGCCAGTTTGCGATCCATGAAGACGATTCGGTCGCCGACTACAGCCTGAAAATCTTCGACACGACCCTGCATACGCTGATGGAAGTTCGCGAGAAACTCGACCCGGTGGCGTTGCAAAAAGCCGTCACGGCCATGTCCCAGGCCCAGCGTGTCGAGTTCTATGGCTTTGGTGCGTCGGGCGCAGTGGCGGCCGATGCCCAGCACAAGTTTTTCCGCTTGCTGCTCACGGCGGCGGCCTATTCCGACCCGCACATGCAGGCGATGTCGGCGGTTACGTTGAAACCCTCTGATGTGGCGATCTGTATTTCCCAATCGGGGCGTTCCAAAGACCTGCTGATCACCGCGAACCTGGTGCGCGAAAGCGGTGCCTCGCTGATCACCTTGTGCCCGAGCCAGACGCCATTGGCCGAGCTTTCGACGGTGAACCTGGCGATTGACGTGCACGAAGACACCGAAATCTACACGCCGCTGACCTCGCGCATTGCCCACCTGGTGGTGATCGACGTATTGGCGATGGGCGTCGCCATGGCGCGCGGCCCGAGCCTGGTCAACCATCTCAAGAGCGTGAAACGCAGCCTGCGCAGCTTGCGGCTGTCGCCCAAGTCGGTGAAAGCGCTGGATGACTGA
- a CDS encoding acetyl-CoA carboxylase biotin carboxylase subunit, with protein MITKILIANRGEIAVRIVRACAEMGIRSVAVYSDADRHALHVKRADEAHSIGADPLAGYLNPRKLVNLAVETGCDALHPGYGFLSENAELADICAERGIKFIGPSAEVIRRMGDKTEARRSMIKAGVPVTPGTEGNVSGIEEALTEGDRIGYPVMLKATSGGGGRGIRRCNSREELEQAFPRVISEATKAFGSAEVFLEKCIVNPKHIEAQILGDSFGNVVHLFERDCSIQRRNQKLIEIAPSPQLTPEQRAYIGDLSVRAAKAVGYENAGTVEFLLAEGEVYFMEMNTRVQVEHTITEEITGIDIVREQIRIASGLPLSVKQEDILHRGFALQFRINAEDPKNNFLPSFGKITRYYAPGGPGVRTDTAIYTGYTIPPFYDSMCLKLVVWALTWEEAMDRGLRALDDMRLQGVKTTAAYYQEILRNPEFRSGQFNTSFVESHPELTNYSIKRKPEELALAIAAAIAAHAGL; from the coding sequence TTGATAACAAAGATCCTGATCGCCAACCGTGGTGAGATTGCCGTTCGAATCGTGCGCGCCTGCGCCGAGATGGGCATTCGCTCGGTCGCGGTCTACTCCGACGCGGACCGCCATGCGTTGCATGTCAAGCGTGCGGACGAGGCCCACAGCATCGGCGCCGATCCGCTGGCCGGCTACCTCAACCCGCGCAAGTTGGTGAACCTGGCTGTGGAGACCGGTTGCGATGCGTTGCACCCCGGCTACGGCTTTCTTTCGGAAAACGCCGAGCTGGCGGACATCTGCGCCGAACGCGGCATCAAATTCATTGGCCCCTCGGCGGAAGTCATTCGCCGCATGGGCGACAAGACCGAAGCGCGCCGCAGCATGATCAAGGCCGGTGTGCCGGTCACGCCGGGCACCGAGGGCAACGTGTCGGGCATCGAAGAGGCCCTGACCGAGGGCGATCGGATCGGTTACCCGGTGATGCTCAAGGCCACGTCCGGTGGCGGTGGTCGCGGTATCCGTCGCTGCAACAGTCGTGAAGAACTCGAACAGGCCTTCCCCCGGGTCATCTCCGAAGCCACCAAGGCGTTCGGTTCGGCGGAAGTGTTCCTGGAAAAATGCATCGTCAATCCCAAGCACATCGAAGCGCAGATCCTCGGTGACAGTTTCGGCAACGTGGTGCACCTGTTCGAGCGCGACTGCTCGATCCAGCGCCGCAACCAGAAGCTGATCGAGATCGCCCCGAGCCCGCAACTGACGCCTGAGCAGCGCGCCTACATCGGTGACCTGTCAGTGCGCGCCGCCAAGGCCGTGGGCTACGAGAATGCCGGCACCGTGGAGTTCCTGCTCGCCGAGGGCGAGGTGTACTTCATGGAGATGAACACCCGGGTGCAGGTGGAACACACCATCACCGAAGAAATCACTGGCATCGACATCGTTCGCGAACAGATCCGCATCGCCTCCGGGCTGCCGCTGTCGGTCAAGCAGGAAGACATTCTGCACCGTGGCTTTGCGTTGCAGTTCCGGATCAACGCCGAGGACCCGAAAAACAACTTCCTGCCCAGCTTCGGCAAAATCACGCGCTACTACGCCCCCGGCGGCCCTGGCGTGCGCACCGACACGGCGATCTACACCGGCTACACCATTCCGCCGTTCTACGATTCGATGTGCCTGAAACTGGTGGTCTGGGCGTTGACCTGGGAAGAAGCGATGGACCGTGGCCTGCGGGCCCTGGATGACATGCGCCTGCAGGGGGTCAAGACCACCGCCGCGTATTACCAGGAAATCCTGCGCAACCCGGAATTCCGTAGCGGCCAGTTCAATACCAGCTTCGTGGAAAGCCATCCGGAACTGACCAACTACTCGATCAAGCGCAAACCCGAAGAGCTGGCCCTGGCCATCGCCGCCGCCATTGCCGCCCACGCAGGCCTGTAA
- the oadA gene encoding sodium-extruding oxaloacetate decarboxylase subunit alpha: MSKKIFVTDTILRDAHQSLLATRMRTEDMLPICDKLDKVGYWSLEVWGGATFDACVRFLKEDPWERLRQLRAALPNTRLQMLLRGQNLLGYRHYSDDVVKAFVAKAAVNGIDVFRIFDAMNDVRNLKVAIEAVKAAGKHAQGTIAYTTSPVHTIEAFVAQAKQMEAMGCDSVAIKDMAGLLTPYATGELVKALKSEQSLPVFIHSHDTAGLAAMCQLKAIENGADHIDTAISSFAWGTSHPGTESMVAALKGSEFDTGLSLELLQEIGLYFYAVRKKYHQFESEFTAVDTRVQVNQVPGGMISNLANQLKEQGALNRMNEVLAEIPRVREDLGFPPLVTPTSQIVGTQAFFNVLAGERYKTITNEVKLYLQGGYGKAPGSVNEKLRRQAIGSEDVIDVRPADLLKPEMTKLRGEIGALAKSEEDVLTYAMFPDIGRKFLEEREAGTLTPEVLLPIPEAGSVSSAGGEGVPTEFVIDVHGETYRVDITGVGVKAEGKRHFYLSIDGMPEEVVFEPLNEFVGGGSSKRKQATAPGHVSTTMPGNIVDVLVKEGDVVKAGQAVLITEAMKMETEVQAAIAGKVTAIHVAKGDRVNPGEILVEIEG, encoded by the coding sequence ATGTCCAAGAAGATCTTTGTTACCGACACAATCCTGCGCGACGCCCACCAATCGCTGCTCGCCACCCGCATGCGCACCGAAGACATGCTGCCGATCTGCGACAAGCTCGACAAAGTCGGCTATTGGTCGCTGGAAGTCTGGGGCGGCGCGACATTCGATGCCTGCGTGCGCTTCCTGAAGGAAGACCCGTGGGAACGCCTGCGCCAACTGCGCGCGGCACTGCCCAACACTCGTTTGCAAATGCTGCTGCGCGGCCAGAACCTGCTGGGCTATCGCCACTACAGCGATGACGTGGTCAAGGCGTTCGTGGCAAAAGCCGCGGTCAACGGCATCGATGTGTTCCGTATTTTCGATGCGATGAACGACGTGCGTAACCTGAAAGTCGCCATCGAAGCGGTGAAGGCCGCCGGCAAGCACGCCCAGGGCACCATCGCCTACACCACGAGCCCGGTGCACACCATCGAGGCGTTCGTGGCCCAGGCCAAACAAATGGAAGCCATGGGTTGCGACTCCGTGGCGATCAAGGACATGGCCGGTCTGCTGACCCCGTATGCCACTGGTGAGCTGGTCAAGGCGCTGAAGAGCGAGCAGTCGCTGCCAGTCTTCATCCACTCCCATGACACCGCGGGCCTGGCTGCGATGTGCCAGCTCAAGGCTATCGAAAACGGCGCCGATCACATCGACACCGCGATCTCCAGTTTCGCCTGGGGCACCAGCCATCCGGGTACTGAATCGATGGTCGCCGCCCTCAAGGGCAGTGAGTTCGACACTGGCCTGAGTCTGGAATTGCTCCAGGAAATCGGCCTGTACTTCTACGCCGTGCGCAAGAAATACCACCAGTTCGAAAGCGAGTTCACCGCGGTGGACACCCGTGTCCAAGTCAACCAGGTACCGGGCGGGATGATCTCCAACCTGGCCAACCAGTTGAAAGAGCAGGGCGCGCTGAACCGGATGAACGAAGTGCTGGCGGAAATCCCGCGGGTGCGCGAAGACCTCGGCTTCCCGCCATTGGTGACCCCGACCTCGCAGATCGTCGGCACCCAGGCGTTTTTCAACGTGTTGGCCGGTGAGCGCTACAAGACCATCACCAACGAAGTGAAGCTCTACCTGCAGGGCGGCTACGGCAAGGCGCCGGGTTCGGTGAACGAGAAGCTGCGTCGCCAGGCCATCGGCAGCGAGGACGTGATCGATGTGCGTCCAGCCGATTTGCTCAAGCCGGAAATGACCAAGCTGCGTGGCGAAATCGGCGCGCTAGCCAAATCCGAAGAGGACGTGCTGACCTACGCCATGTTCCCGGACATCGGTCGCAAGTTCCTCGAAGAGCGCGAAGCCGGCACCCTGACCCCGGAAGTGCTGTTGCCGATTCCTGAGGCCGGCAGCGTGAGCTCGGCGGGCGGCGAAGGGGTGCCGACCGAGTTCGTCATCGACGTTCACGGCGAAACCTACCGCGTCGACATCACCGGTGTGGGCGTCAAGGCTGAAGGCAAGCGTCACTTCTACCTGTCCATCGACGGCATGCCCGAAGAGGTCGTGTTCGAGCCGCTCAATGAATTTGTTGGCGGCGGCAGCAGCAAGCGCAAGCAAGCCACTGCGCCGGGCCACGTCAGCACCACCATGCCGGGCAACATCGTTGATGTGCTGGTCAAGGAGGGCGACGTGGTGAAGGCCGGCCAAGCGGTGCTGATCACCGAAGCCATGAAGATGGAAACCGAAGTACAGGCGGCCATCGCCGGCAAGGTCACCGCCATTCATGTGGCCAAGGGCGACCGGGTCAACCCGGGCGAGATCCTGGTCGAGATCGAAGGCTGA
- a CDS encoding PA3496 family putative envelope integrity protein codes for MTQSYEERSAVKTRRQQEDQRRMAFRRAIEDRCEQRQLLAEISEFPDAVELNYWQAPSAASRRNVQPGQ; via the coding sequence ATGACCCAGTCCTACGAAGAACGCAGCGCCGTGAAAACCCGTCGTCAGCAGGAAGACCAACGCCGCATGGCGTTCCGTCGTGCCATCGAAGACCGTTGTGAGCAGCGCCAGCTCCTGGCTGAGATCAGCGAATTTCCTGACGCAGTAGAGCTCAATTACTGGCAGGCACCGTCGGCGGCTTCCCGTCGAAACGTTCAACCAGGCCAATGA
- a CDS encoding putative bifunctional diguanylate cyclase/phosphodiesterase has product MTLNSDLAGPCVEPRVIRKQYAMEMAVERTRLLYQGSLLPTLFMLVNGLVCAALLWGPARYFLVSVWLVWLLSLVALRVIQVAAFDSAMPSRQAHPVWLRMFLLGSAMTGLTLAGAGIALVPADSFQQQAWVFGLIGAATLSASVAYAVSLPAFLSFTLPCLLPAIGYLFWGGDEQQRGWGWLGLVVLVSLSVVAWQVNRLIQNGLLRRFQNQALIEHLQQAQTRSAQLNDALAREVEQRRCAEDKLRSAQVGLEERVAQRSLELEVASQALGKSETRLALALKASELGLWDWNLQTDEVHHTQLKELFGLEPKYVTAMLSHLTPRLHPQDLPALKRALVEHLKGRSEDYQIEYRVRHGDGHWVWIEDRGRAVERSANGRVLRMVGTRRNISASKELKQQQQLAATVFEAASEGIVIFDPGFVLLAANQAFTRVTGFNIEDMLGHNVVDLPCSRDARRHYPVIRQALKQHGSWQGELVEARANGELYPQWLQLNVVRDTRGNVSHIVGFFADLSARRESEERMRYLTHYDELTGLANRSLFRERLNEAHQRVRQGGRRSLALLHINLDRFKLLNDSLGHDIADQLLQKMARRLINALPEADTIARLSGDEFAVLFDAYGNLSSLARVATRLSAKLRVPLTIEGHELVVSASIGISMLPDNAREIASLVSQANMAMQHAKHLGGNNFQFYTESLQASTLERLQLENQLRKALEEHQLKVFYQPKLCLATGRLNAAEALVRWDHPVMGRVPPVDFIGLAEETGLIGPIGEFVLRQACWQACEWQRQGLAPIRVSVNLSVHQLRQGKLVSLVRQVLEETGLEPQYLELELTESQLLDSVEHIIATFQQLRDLGVKLAIDDFGTGYSSLSYLKRIPVDYVKIDQAFIRGLEEGGEDAAITRAIIAMAHGLSLKVVAEGVERQEQLEFLEAERCDEVQGYLISRPVEAEGLAQLLREQRPE; this is encoded by the coding sequence ATGACCCTCAATTCCGATCTGGCGGGCCCCTGTGTGGAGCCGCGGGTCATTCGCAAGCAGTACGCCATGGAAATGGCGGTTGAACGTACGCGTCTGCTTTACCAAGGTTCATTGCTACCCACGCTGTTCATGCTGGTCAACGGTCTGGTCTGCGCCGCTCTGCTATGGGGGCCGGCGCGTTACTTTCTGGTCAGCGTCTGGCTGGTCTGGTTGCTGTCATTGGTCGCGTTACGGGTGATTCAGGTGGCCGCCTTCGATTCGGCGATGCCAAGCCGTCAGGCGCACCCGGTCTGGTTGCGGATGTTTTTGCTGGGCTCGGCGATGACCGGCCTTACGCTGGCCGGGGCTGGCATCGCCCTGGTGCCGGCTGACAGTTTCCAGCAACAGGCCTGGGTCTTTGGCCTGATTGGCGCGGCCACGCTATCGGCCAGCGTTGCTTATGCCGTTAGCCTCCCGGCATTCCTGTCCTTTACCTTGCCGTGCCTGTTACCGGCCATTGGCTATCTGTTCTGGGGCGGTGATGAGCAGCAGCGCGGTTGGGGCTGGCTCGGGCTGGTTGTGCTGGTCTCGTTGAGTGTCGTGGCCTGGCAAGTCAACCGGTTGATACAAAATGGCCTGTTGCGGCGGTTCCAGAACCAGGCGCTGATCGAGCATTTACAGCAGGCGCAAACCCGCAGCGCACAGCTCAACGATGCGCTGGCCCGTGAGGTCGAGCAACGTCGCTGCGCCGAGGACAAACTGCGGTCGGCCCAGGTTGGCCTTGAAGAGCGGGTCGCGCAGCGCAGCCTCGAGCTGGAAGTGGCCAGCCAGGCCCTAGGCAAGAGTGAGACGCGCTTGGCCCTGGCCCTCAAGGCCAGTGAGCTGGGGTTGTGGGACTGGAACCTGCAGACCGACGAAGTCCACCACACTCAGCTCAAGGAGCTGTTTGGCCTGGAGCCCAAATACGTCACGGCGATGCTCAGTCATCTCACCCCGCGCCTGCATCCTCAAGACCTGCCGGCCCTCAAGCGAGCCCTCGTTGAACACCTCAAGGGCCGCAGCGAGGATTACCAGATCGAATACCGCGTGCGCCACGGCGATGGTCACTGGGTCTGGATCGAAGACCGCGGTCGGGCCGTGGAGCGCAGCGCGAACGGGCGGGTGCTGCGCATGGTCGGAACCCGACGAAACATCAGCGCCAGTAAAGAGCTCAAGCAACAGCAACAGCTGGCGGCCACGGTGTTCGAGGCCGCCAGTGAAGGCATCGTGATTTTCGATCCAGGCTTCGTGCTGCTCGCTGCGAATCAGGCGTTCACGCGGGTCACCGGCTTCAACATCGAGGACATGCTGGGGCACAACGTGGTCGACCTGCCCTGTAGTCGCGATGCCCGCCGGCACTACCCCGTCATTCGCCAAGCCCTCAAGCAGCATGGTTCCTGGCAGGGTGAACTGGTGGAAGCGCGGGCCAATGGCGAACTGTATCCGCAGTGGCTGCAACTGAACGTGGTGCGCGATACCCGGGGAAATGTCAGTCATATAGTGGGCTTCTTCGCCGATCTGTCGGCGCGGCGCGAATCCGAAGAGCGGATGCGCTACCTCACCCATTACGACGAGCTGACCGGGTTGGCGAATCGCTCGCTGTTCCGTGAGCGCCTGAACGAGGCGCATCAGCGGGTGCGTCAGGGCGGACGGCGCAGCCTGGCGTTGCTGCATATCAACCTGGATCGCTTCAAATTGCTCAACGACAGCCTGGGCCACGATATTGCCGACCAGCTGTTGCAGAAAATGGCGCGGCGCCTGATCAATGCGCTGCCCGAGGCTGACACCATCGCGCGATTGTCCGGCGACGAGTTCGCCGTGCTGTTCGATGCCTATGGCAATCTATCCAGCCTGGCGCGGGTCGCGACCCGATTGTCCGCCAAGCTCCGCGTGCCGCTGACCATCGAAGGCCATGAGTTGGTGGTCAGTGCCTCCATCGGCATCAGTATGTTGCCCGACAACGCGCGCGAGATTGCCTCGCTGGTCAGCCAGGCGAACATGGCCATGCAACATGCCAAGCACCTGGGCGGTAACAACTTCCAGTTCTACACGGAAAGCCTCCAGGCCAGCACGCTGGAGCGCCTGCAGCTGGAGAATCAGCTGCGCAAGGCCCTTGAAGAGCATCAATTGAAGGTCTTCTACCAACCCAAGTTGTGCCTGGCGACCGGACGCCTGAACGCCGCCGAGGCGTTGGTGCGTTGGGATCATCCGGTCATGGGCCGGGTTCCGCCGGTGGATTTCATCGGCCTGGCCGAGGAGACCGGGCTGATCGGGCCGATTGGTGAGTTCGTGTTGCGCCAGGCCTGCTGGCAGGCGTGCGAATGGCAGCGCCAAGGGCTTGCGCCGATCAGGGTGTCGGTCAACCTGTCGGTGCATCAACTGCGCCAGGGCAAGCTGGTCAGCCTCGTGCGGCAAGTGCTGGAGGAAACCGGGCTGGAGCCTCAATACCTGGAGTTGGAGCTGACCGAGAGCCAGTTGCTCGACAGCGTTGAACACATCATCGCCACGTTCCAGCAATTGCGCGACCTTGGGGTCAAGTTGGCGATCGACGATTTTGGTACCGGTTATTCATCCCTGAGTTACCTCAAGCGTATCCCGGTGGACTACGTGAAGATCGACCAGGCGTTCATTCGCGGGTTGGAGGAGGGGGGCGAGGATGCGGCAATTACCCGGGCGATCATTGCCATGGCTCATGGGTTATCGCTCAAGGTAGTGGCTGAAGGTGTGGAGCGGCAGGAGCAGCTTGAGTTCCTGGAGGCTGAGCGATGCGACGAGGTCCAGGGCTACCTCATCAGCCGACCGGTCGAAGCCGAGGGCCTGGCTCAATTGCTGCGAGAGCAGCGCCCGGAATGA